From the genome of bacterium:
ATGCAATTTTGCCGTCTGAATTAAAAACTACTCTCGGCCGGGGCGTAATCATTGCATTTTCAATGTCGTCTGCTGATGAAAGAATTGCCGCTATCTTTGAGCCCGGAGCGCCAGCGCCGATAAAACGATTCGAAGCATTGCAAATTATCAAAAAAGAAGGGATTTTGACTGGAGTTAATCTGATTCCTGTATTGCCGTTCATTACTGACACGGATGAACAATTAGAAAAAACTGTTAGTTTAACGAAATCGTATGGCGGTGAGTTTGTTCTGGCGGGAGGTTTGACGCTGTTTGGTAATAGTTCAGCCGACAGCAAAACTTTATATTTTAAATTGGTGCAAAAACACTTTCCGGAATTGATGGAGCGTTATCAAAAAATGTTTGGAACGTCATCTTATCCGGCATGGATGTATCAAAAACAGTTAGAACAGCGCGTAGGAATTTTATTGAAAAAATACAGTATCCGGAATAGCATTATCCGGAAGGCTGAAGTTTAATACCGGATTCTATATCCTCGGAGCCGATAGCCCCTTTTCACAAGATCCCCCAGTTCATTACTTAATACGTTATACGTTGATTCTTTTTCATAACACACCAGTACGGCACCGTTGGGAGCATTTTCCAATACTGAGTAAAGCGATTGCTTGACGGCATGTGCATCCGGTGCATCTTCAATATGGAAAACGATCGGCGATTCAGGGACACGTGTAATAACTTGTTTTCCAGATTTAACCGCTTCGTGTTCGATGATTTTTGAAAACCCCTGACCTTGCGGCACTACTAAAGTTATGTTTTCAGGCAGTTCGATAAATTTTTTGGTCAATTCGTCGTATTTCAATCCAAAACCGCTGACAATAATCGAGAATTCTTTTCCATGGGGCTGAACACGTTTATTGATCATAAAATCAATCCGTTGATAGATCACATTGCCGCGGCCTATATCGATGTGGACGTCACCGGATTTCATCTGTTCACGAACATTCAGAATTTCCCATTGGTGAGTTGCCAAAACATTTTTAAGATCAATGTTGAATAACGTGAAAGCGAAATTTTTCGGAATTTGAACCGTTTTGCGTACGTAGTTTAAATTTTCAAATTGCACAGGTTCGTCGGTTATCCATCCGGATTTTAATCCGTACTCTTTATACAAAAGGGAATCGATGAGGGGATTCATGGGTTGATACGTTTGCAAATGCTCTTCATCGACACCGATACTCATGCGGCGAGGGTTAGGTTCATCCGATCCGGAACCCCATTCTACGGACAATGGAAACGAATCCAGCCGAAAGTGATACAACATTAAATGGGCGATCACCAAAAGCAATGCGGCCGCAGCTAATAGTTTTGCTGTCAGGATTTTTTGCAAGAAAGTTACTATCATGCTATGATGTGCGTTCGTGCGTCGTCATTTCAAATATATATTGTAAGAGCGCTTGATAGGCTGGGGTAAGCGTAATTTTTCGACGATCCATAACTGTTCGCGCAACGTCGAGGGCTTTATCTATCCGATAAGTCTTAATGTCAGTGCCATCCGCCCATGAGAAAGAGGGGATGTATTTCGGAGGAAAACCGGCGCCGAAAATATTGGATGAAACACCCACGACCGTACCGGTATTGAACATAGTATTAATTCCACTTTTGGAATGATCGCCCATGATAAGCCCGATAAATAATAATCCGGAGTCGTATGTTTCTCCGTTGATAATAACTTTGATACTACTGTAATTATTTTTCAGATCACTCGTATTCGTATCGGCGCCCAGATTACACCATTCGGCAATGTAGGAATGTCCGAGAAATCCGTCGTGTTGCTTATTGCTATAACCATGCATGATCGAGGCCTCAATTTCTCCTCCAACTTTGCATGTTGGTCCTATGGAAGTTCCTTCATAAATTTTAGCTCCGGCTTTGATAATGGAGTTGTTCCCGACATAACAAGGTCCTTCAATGACGGCGTTAGACATAATCGTGACATTCTCGCCGATTATAATCGGACCGTGTTCTGCATCCAATACGACGCCGGGTTTGATTTTTGAATTATTGCCGATCGAAATCTTCTCGGATTCGACCAGATGCACGCCCTCGTAAACTCGTCCATCGATTTTTTTCGCTGTAAATTCAAAATCGTCTTTGAGCGCTTCGGCATTATGTTGTATAAGATCCCATGGATAACAAATGCATTGAACGTCAATTTCTTTTTTGGAAGTAGTAAGTCTGTTCCAGAAAGCGACGGTTTTATTGTTATGTGTGTATGTGCAACCAGCATCTTGAAGGATAGAGTCGACAAATCTTTGATCACATAAAACAGAACCGTTGATGAATAAACAATCTTCGTTGATCATTTGATTGACGCGAATCCCGGCCGAATTTTCGGTAAGCAATGGCGCCAGATAATCACGGCATTGGTAGACAATGGCAGAATCCGGAAAGAAGCGACGGATACGTTCAGCCAGCGATAGCGCTCCGCAATGCAATTGGAATACCGGCCTTAGGTACGTCAGTGGAAATAACATGAAGTACTGATCGTCTTCGAAAATACAAACAGTTTTTGGTTGAATACGCATTAAGCAAATCCGAGTTTTTGAGCGCTTTCCCCGTCACGTAAGAATTTTATAGGATCGGTAGTACCGATGTTTTCCTTGCTGAGAAAAGGTTCGCCGTATTTTTTAGCAATCAATGATCCGAAATGTTGTGCGCGCACTTGAATGGCTTCACGAAACTCAGGCGTACTAATATTGGTTTGTGATTCGTTACTTTTGTAGTTGGGGTCATAAAATTGTGATGAAAAAGCAGACATCGCCTTCATTTTTATTTCAAAAGTGTCTGAAATGTCGACAATGAATGAAGGGGCAAATCCAAACCAGGCGGCATAATAAATCACTCGTGCAGGTCTAAAATGTTTTTGTGCCGTGCCGTGATCTTCCGTGACAATTTTTTCAAGACCGGAATAAAACGCGGATTCGCGGATCAATTGACTGGTGTGCATATGATCAGGATGGCGGTCATCCCAATATTGCGTGAAAACAAAATCGGGTGTGTACCGGCGGATTACCTGAATGACTTTCAATTGGTTCTCACGATTGTTTTCGACGTTAGTATCCGGAATATTGAGATTAACACGCACGGCGGCTCCTAATATTTTTGCAGCTTCCTGTGCTTCTTTGTCGCGAATTTCAGCACTGCCGCGCGTCCCAGCTTCGCCACGCGTGATATCACAAATACCGACTTTATATCCCAGTTTACACAATTTTGCTACCGTTCCGCCGGCCGATAACTCTACATCATCCGGATGAGCCCCGAAAAACAAAGCATCAAGTTTCATCAATTCCTCTCATTCATAACGTTGAAAGTCATTGAATTCGTTAAGTGATTGAAAATATAATACAAAATGCAGCATGAAAATGCAAGGATGGCAGGAAAAATAAAAAACGGTTAACAGGCATGAGGTTCCTATTAACCGTTCTTGCTTAGATACACACAACACACAAGGGGTAATTTTGTAGGCTTTAAAAGAACATTTTTGGATTACAGATATAAGTAACAAATCGAATGCCAAGAATGGGGTATGTAAATCAAAACTATAAACTGATAAAAATTAAGAATTGAAAAAAAATCTGAAAAAAATTGCCTTAAAAACTGTTAAGTAAAATTGACAACGTGTAAAATTTACAATACAAAAATAAAAAAGCAGCCAACGAAAAACGAGTTGTTGACTGCTTACCCTGTCTTTTTCAGTCTAAGACTGAAGAGAGACTATTTTTCACCAAAATTTAAATCAGTATCAGTTACTTCTTCATTTTGGTATGTTTACGCAGGAATGTTGGAATATTCATATCATCCAAACTGTCGGTTCCTGTTTGTTTCAAAGTTTCGTTTGTTGATTCAGGCAACGGTACTTCGCTTGTTTCTTCCGTTTCCTTTTCAACGCGTTGAATAGCAGGTTTATCTAATTTTTTGTAACGGTTTTGTTTCACTTCATTTTCGTAATGATCGTAGGGATTATTAAATGTCCGTTTGGAAAGCGACAGCGTTTGCAGCGAAATTTCCGTGGCTTCTTTTTTCACTTCGGTCTTTTTAGGTTTCGAATAACGATGCCGGTTCAATCCGGCGGCAATCACTGTTACATGAACTTTGTCTTTGAGCGATTCATCGACGGCGTAACCCCAGATCACGTCGGCATCTTCACCTGCGACGGAAGTGATGAGGTTGGAAATTTTTTCCACTTCTTCGAGCGTGAAGTCCGGTGGGCATGTAAGATTAAGTAAGATTCCCGAAGCGCCTTCGATGCTTGTTTCTTCAAGCAAAGGACTCTTGATGGCTTGGTTGACCGCTTCTTCACAGCGCTTATCACCCGAACCGATTCCCATTCCCATAATGGCATCGCCGGCGCCACTCATGACTTTTTTGACGTCAGCGAAATCGACGTTCACATAACCTGTATTTGAAATAAGATCGGAGATGCCCTTAGTAGCCCGGTACAATACGTCGTCAGCCGTTTTGAAGGCTAACATGAACGGCGTATTTTTCGCCATCACCGTCAGGAGTTTTTCATTAGGAATGACAATGAGCGTATCAACCCGTTCACGTAATTCTTCGATGCCATGTAGAGCCTGATTCATCCGCTTCGGCTGTTCGAAATTAAAAGGCTTCGTTACGATTCCGATCGTGAGCGCGCCAAGGCTCTTGGCTACATCGGCAATGATCGGTGCCGCACCGGTTCCGGTTCCGCCTCCCATACCGCATGTGATAAATGCAAGGTCGGTTCCTTCCAATACGTTTTTAATTTGATCGATATCTTCTTCGGCCGCGCGCTTTCCAATTTCCGGATTGGCGCCTGCGCCAAGTCCTCGCGTCAGGCTCCTTCCAATCTGAATTTTGTGATTGGCTTTGTTCGTTTCGAGCGCTTGAACGTCGGTATTGATCGCGATGAATTCCACACCGTTCAGAGTGGCTTCGATCATACCGTTAATGGCATTACAGCCACCGCCGCCGATGCCCACGATACGCATCTTTGCGCCGTATTCTTTTGCCTCGTCATACGTTATCATAAAACCTCCGGTAATAGGGGTTATATCGAAATAATATCAATTAAAAATTATTGTTAAAAAAACTCATCCATCCATCGTGTCATACGATTCATGATTTTGGAATATAATTGTCCGTCGCCATTATGGTGACCATTGTGATGTTCTTCACCGTTTGGCGTTGACATGGATTCTTCGTTTAGTTCATCTTCATGGTGTTCGTTGTTTTCTTCGAAATCTTCTTGTGCTTGAAATTTATCTTTCTGGACACCGTAATGGATTAAGCCAACGCCGGTCGCATAAATCGGACTGCTGGCAACATCCATCAAGCCTCCGAATCCGCGCGGATAACCGATCCGAACCGGAATTTGGAAGACCTGCGTTGCGAGTTCAACGGTGCCGTCAAGCATCGAACCGCCGCCTGTAAGCACGACTCCGGCATTCATGACATTCAATAATTTTTTCTGTTTGATCCGGTATAAAACCAGGTTGAAAATTTCTTCCATTCGGGCTTCAATAATTTTTGCGAGATCTTTACGTAAGACCTCACGGGACGGACGCCCGCCAACCGATGGAATTTCAACAATTTCTTCCGGTTCGA
Proteins encoded in this window:
- a CDS encoding radical SAM protein, giving the protein MIREKNVKSVLNKHRRRDTWFLDDYSVNPYEGCSFNCAYCYIRGSKYGENLSEKLTIKSNAFEILDKQLHNRAKKGQYGIIALASATDPYMLIELQYERTKGFLETILKHRFPVLILTKSDLVTRDIPLLKEIDKHAILPSELKTTLGRGVIIAFSMSSADERIAAIFEPGAPAPIKRFEALQIIKKEGILTGVNLIPVLPFITDTDEQLEKTVSLTKSYGGEFVLAGGLTLFGNSSADSKTLYFKLVQKHFPELMERYQKMFGTSSYPAWMYQKQLEQRVGILLKKYSIRNSIIRKAEV
- a CDS encoding GlmU family protein, yielding MRIQPKTVCIFEDDQYFMLFPLTYLRPVFQLHCGALSLAERIRRFFPDSAIVYQCRDYLAPLLTENSAGIRVNQMINEDCLFINGSVLCDQRFVDSILQDAGCTYTHNNKTVAFWNRLTTSKKEIDVQCICYPWDLIQHNAEALKDDFEFTAKKIDGRVYEGVHLVESEKISIGNNSKIKPGVVLDAEHGPIIIGENVTIMSNAVIEGPCYVGNNSIIKAGAKIYEGTSIGPTCKVGGEIEASIMHGYSNKQHDGFLGHSYIAEWCNLGADTNTSDLKNNYSSIKVIINGETYDSGLLFIGLIMGDHSKSGINTMFNTGTVVGVSSNIFGAGFPPKYIPSFSWADGTDIKTYRIDKALDVARTVMDRRKITLTPAYQALLQYIFEMTTHERTS
- the bshB1 gene encoding bacillithiol biosynthesis deacetylase BshB1, which produces MKLDALFFGAHPDDVELSAGGTVAKLCKLGYKVGICDITRGEAGTRGSAEIRDKEAQEAAKILGAAVRVNLNIPDTNVENNRENQLKVIQVIRRYTPDFVFTQYWDDRHPDHMHTSQLIRESAFYSGLEKIVTEDHGTAQKHFRPARVIYYAAWFGFAPSFIVDISDTFEIKMKAMSAFSSQFYDPNYKSNESQTNISTPEFREAIQVRAQHFGSLIAKKYGEPFLSKENIGTTDPIKFLRDGESAQKLGFA
- the ftsZ gene encoding cell division protein FtsZ codes for the protein MITYDEAKEYGAKMRIVGIGGGGCNAINGMIEATLNGVEFIAINTDVQALETNKANHKIQIGRSLTRGLGAGANPEIGKRAAEEDIDQIKNVLEGTDLAFITCGMGGGTGTGAAPIIADVAKSLGALTIGIVTKPFNFEQPKRMNQALHGIEELRERVDTLIVIPNEKLLTVMAKNTPFMLAFKTADDVLYRATKGISDLISNTGYVNVDFADVKKVMSGAGDAIMGMGIGSGDKRCEEAVNQAIKSPLLEETSIEGASGILLNLTCPPDFTLEEVEKISNLITSVAGEDADVIWGYAVDESLKDKVHVTVIAAGLNRHRYSKPKKTEVKKEATEISLQTLSLSKRTFNNPYDHYENEVKQNRYKKLDKPAIQRVEKETEETSEVPLPESTNETLKQTGTDSLDDMNIPTFLRKHTKMKK